Proteins from one Penaeus vannamei isolate JL-2024 chromosome 8, ASM4276789v1, whole genome shotgun sequence genomic window:
- the LOC138862349 gene encoding uncharacterized protein produces MRSWVLAAAEDVNITYGIARPRQATAAASSCYCAAAAAAAAAAAAAAAAAAAAAAAAASLLKRTAAAAAAAAANGTVLLLLATLLALLCTAAAAVTLLLLQRLLLITAGSNVLLLLLLLFVAAYVVCCCCRCAAALLPAPAAAAAAAAAAAAAAAAAAAAAAAAAATACMVRNDTSGICMFMDFTCYLNQFKAMFQSNILVV; encoded by the exons ATGAG ATCATGGGTTCTCGCAGCAGCAGAGGACGTTAACATAACATACGGTATTGCCCGACCTCGCCAGG cAACTGCTGCTGCCAGCAGCTGCTactgcgctgctgctgctgctgctgctgctgctgctgctgctgctgctgctgctgctgctgccgccgcgGCTGCTGCTGCCAGCTTGCTTAAacgcactgctgctgctgctgctgctgctgctgccaacgGCACTGTGCTGCTGCTGTTAGCAACACTGCTGGCGCTGCTgtgtactgctgctgctgctgttacgtTGCTCCTGCTGCAACGGCTGCTGTTGATTACTGCTGGCAGCAacgttttgttgctgctgctgctgctgtttgtggCAGCATATGTTgtttgctgctgctgccgctgcgcTGCCGCACTGCtacctgctcctgctgctgctgctgctgctgctgctgctgctgctgctgctgctgctgctgctgctgctgctgctgctgctgctgctgctactgcctG TATGGTGAGGAATGACACAAGCGGTATCTGTATGTTTATGGATTTCACCTGTTACCTTAACCAATTTAAGGCCATGTTTCAGAGCAATATACTTGTAGTTTAG
- the LOC113820246 gene encoding uncharacterized protein codes for MASRARWVLLSLLWTLCHSASTIQDGLAQKTCLEQGPSDVPSRNTSLPGSLSIKPHEAKWRVDFALSDDSGKRACVSLEVIMEKIQLSLYTTEFAEESIADFQRWPLNYVRRGQWTLLNVTVKSNALYLSTQLSEPTKLVMPDKDLPKGVLQVTKSGGANFSLECQVNCPATIGSTDRGEGILSTIKEMRSPYEHFYLKPGKGFARLNFEIACETLLGYEVTVGETDLSKDELARLVPLERWHKIFLEYDKEGEHYNVLVDYRQAKVIGNGLSNCQEFRSFLVRAEGETFVSFICDPATGEYEAMPPACKAASNEPLLATSIAAASFITIVVVVTVSLFTLYLLGYELKKKKKKKNSTSQKLPGARRCEEIELSQPC; via the coding sequence ATGGCGTCACGAGCCAGGTGGGTCTTGCTGTCACTTCTGTGGACGCTGTGCCACAGTGCAAGCACCATCCAAGATGGTCTAGCACAGAAGACGTGCCTAGAGCAGGGGCCTTCCGATGTGCCCTCGAGGAATACATCGCTCCCGGGGAGCCTCTCCATCAAACCTCACGAGGCGAAATGGAGGGTCGACTTCGCCCTCAGCGACGACAGCGGAAAGAGAGCCTGCGTATCTCTCGAGGTCATCATGGAGAAGATCCAGTTGTCGTTGTATACCACTGAATTCGCGGAAGAGAGCATCGCGGACTTCCAACGGTGGCCTCTCAACTATGTGCGGAGAGGCCAATGGACGCTCCTTAATGTAACGGTAAAGTCTAACGCCCTCTACCTAAGCACTCAACTGAGTGAGCCGACCAAGTTGGTAATGCCAGACAAAGACCTGCCTAAAGGAGTGCTTCAAGTGACGAAATCGGGCGGTGCCAACTTCTCACTCGAGTGCCAAGTGAACTGTCCGGCGACAATCGGCTCCACGGATAGGGGTGAGGGCATACTGTCCACTATTAAGGAAATGAGAAGCCCCTACGAACACTTCTACTTGAAGCCTGGGAAAGGGTTCGCTCGCCTCAACTTCGAGATCGCCTGCGAAACCCTCCTTGGCTACGAAGTAACCGTAGGCGAGACGGACCTCAGCAAAGACGAGCTGGCAAGGCTTGTCCCCCTGGAGAGGTGGCACAAGATCTTCCTCGAGTACGACAAAGAGGGCGAACACTACAATGTCCTCGTCGACTACCGGCAAGCCAAGGTGATCGGAAACGGCCTCTCAAATTGCCAAGAGTTCAGAAGCTTCTTAGTGAGAGCCGAGGGGGAAACCTTCGTCAGCTTCATCTGCGACCCGGCCACGGGGGAGTACGAGGCCATGCCTCCTGCATGCAAAGCTGCAAGCAACGAACCGCTATTAGCCACATCGATCGCAGCCGCAAGTTTTATCACGATTGTGGTAGTTGTTACAGTGTCATTGTTCACGCTTTACCTTCTGGGgtatgaactaaaaaaaaaaaaaaaaaaaaaaaacagtacctCTCAAAAATTGCCTGGTGCAAGAAGATGCGAAGAAATTGAGTTGTCGCAGCCATGCTAA